A stretch of the Pleurodeles waltl isolate 20211129_DDA chromosome 2_1, aPleWal1.hap1.20221129, whole genome shotgun sequence genome encodes the following:
- the LOC138268367 gene encoding collagen alpha-2(I) chain-like, producing the protein MATGHDSEAVRAALRVLGEAGRADLLRPRVLDQARDGMTRPTRAASSGVAAAIAACESQDSEGDRDEVPGRQEQVLELRLGTPNTLSPLIFSGEAQGTQDPGPGNTGAGCAGPSEGRPTGGEGDITAGQAPGLQGDGSEQPMPGPSGIQTRQGRPPGCKGTGVSSPCRGPVVFRPCWPCPAPGVGPTNQWDTGPQPRNEGNTQENPGGAGRNKPNTPQARPAKHQTREEAGARGTPGPAAQGTWDQSDAWDLEARIREQHRAVAETEARWAQLCKDREEVGIRREDNKKGREAIDMRGIQTVGSGAGSWVWIPQTEAGRGQEAGAAEGQVGVGSPIGAYGHMGRGNTMSTMEVGKKKGVPTGRNTAQSRWSEAIEGSAAAFSTPWEHGYHNDGVRHLGQVPTETPATKPQGYVENKGGWVGEEELELDYEEDGEDWEDGEMRR; encoded by the coding sequence ATGGCAACTGGCCATGACTCGGAGGCTGTCAGGGCCGCACTCCGCGTTTTAGGCGAAGCCGGACGGGCGGATTTGCTCAGGCCCAGGGTCCTGGACCAGGCCAGGGATGGCATGACTCGGCCAACGCGGGCCGCGTCAAGCGGTGTGGCTGCGGCAATTGCCGCATGCGAGTCGCAGGATTCAGAGGGGGACAGGGATGAAGTCCCGGGGAGGCAAGAACAGGTTCTAGAGTTGCGGTTGGGGACACCTAACACGCTCAGTCCCTTAATTTTCAGTGGGGAAGCCCAGGGCACACAGGacccaggcccagggaacacaggaGCAGGCTGTGCAGGCCCATCAGAAGGCAGGCCCACAGGTGGGGAAGGAGACATTACGGCAGGGCAGGCCCCCGGGTTGCAAGGGGACGGGAGTGAGCAGCCCATGCCGGGGCCCAGTGGTATTCAGACCCGGCAGGGCAGGCCCCCGGGTTGCAAGGGGACGGGAGTGAGCAGCCCATGCCGGGGCCCAGTGGTATTCAGACCCTGCTGGCCCTGTCCTGCCCCAGGAGTGGGACCAACCAACCAATGGGACACGGGCCCCCAGCCAAGAAACGAGGGAAATACGCAGGAAAACCCAGGGGGGGCAGGCAGAAACAAGCCCAACACACCCCAGGCGAGACCAGCGAAGCACCAGACCCGTGAGGAGGCTGGGGCGAGGGGGACCCCGGGTCCCGCCGCACAGGGAACATGGGACCAGTCAGATGCATGGGATTTGGAAGCCAGAATCCGCGAGCAGCACAGGGCCGTGGCAGAAACCGAGGCTAGGTGGGCCCAGTTATGTAAAGACAGGGAGGAAGTGGGTATACGCCGCGAAGACAACAAGAAGGGCAGGGAAGCCATAGACATGAGGGGGATCCAGACGGTTGGGTCAGGCGCAGGAAGCTGGGTTTGGATACCGCAGACTGAAGCGGGTAGGGGtcaagaggctggtgcggccgaagggcagGTCGGCGTAGGAAGCCCCATTGGCGCATACGGCCACATGGGAAGAGGCAATACGATGTCAACAATGGAGGTTGGCAAGAAAAAGGGCGTGCcaactgggcgcaatacggcccagTCGCGTTGGtccgaagcaatagaggggtctgcagcggccttctctacaccgtgggAGCATGGGTATCATAACGATGGTGTGCGCCATCTGGGGCAAGTGCCAACAGAAACACCAGCAACTAAGCCACAGGGATATGTGGAAAACAAGGGTGGTTGGGTAGGCGAGGAAGAGTTGGAATTGGACTATGAGGAAGATGGGGAGGACTGGGAAGATGGAGAGATGAGGAGGTGA